The DNA window CGGCCCGGGGCGCCCCTCACCCGCCGGCCGCGGGCCCGCCCGGGCGGAAGCCGCCCCCGCCCGGGGCCATGCGGCGCAGGCCGCCCGCCCGCTCCTGCCGGCGCCGTGCCGCCACGCGAGCCCGCGCTCCGCCGCGGGGAAGCGGAGGAGCCCTGCCGCTTACCGGGCGCGCTGAGCGGCGCTCGGCTGCCCGCGGGTCCCGGTGCCGGCGGGGCCGCTGCTTctcccggcgccgccgcctcgGCCGCTCGCACACAGGGGCCAAGATGGCGGGCGGCCAAGCCGGGCGCCAACGACGTCTGACGTCACCGCGCACAGCGCGAGCCGCCGGGACCGCCCCCGCGTCGCCGGTCACGTGATAGCGCCGTGCCGCAGTCGCGCGGGCTCCCGTGGACAGgagcgccccctggcggcgcGCGCGGAGGGCGGGGCCGAGCGGAACCGGCCCCAGCCCGGTCCTGTCCCGGTCCCGTCCCGGTTCTATCTCAATCCTGTCCTGTTCTACCCCAATCCTGTCCCGGTTCTGTCCCGGTTCTGTCTCAATCTTGTCCTGTTTCTATCCCGGTCCTGTCCCGGTTCTATCTCAATCCTGTCCTGTTCTACCCCAATCCTGTCCCGGTTCTGTCCCGGTTCTGTCTCAATCCTGTCCTGTTCTACCCCAATCCTGTCCCGGTTCTGTCTCAATCCTGTCCTGTTTCTATCCCGGTCCTGTCCCAGTTCTATCTCGGTTCTATCTCAATCCTGTCCCGTTCTATCCTGGTCCTATCCTGGTTCCTATCTctgttcccatcccagccccatcccggTCCTGTCCCGGTTCTGTCTCAATCCTATCCCGGTTCTATCTCGTGCTAAACCATCCCGGTTTTATCCTGGTTCTATCGCAGCCTAATCCCGGTTGTATCCCGGTCCTGTCCCGGTTCTATCCTGTTCTATTCTGGTTGTATCCCGGTCCTGTCCCAGTCTTGTCCCAACCCCATCCTGGCCCCATCCTGGTCCTGTCCTGGTTctatcccagccccatcccggCCCTATCCTGGTCCTATTCTGGCCTCATCCTGGTTTCCACCTCGGCCCTCTCCtggtcccatccctgctcccatcccagccccatcccagtaCTATATTTGTTCCCATCTggtcccatcccaatcccatgcTGGTTCCCATCTTGGCCCTATCCTGGCCCCATTCCAGTCCTATCCTGGTTCCCATCCcgttcccatcccatccccttcccGATCCCCATCCTGGCCCCttccctgttcccatcctgGTTCCTATTCCAGCgccatccctgttcccatcctgGCCCCATGCCAGTTCCCATCTTGGCCCTATCCCGGCCCTTTCCCAGtcccctctctctttccatCCCTGTTCTCATCCCAGTCCTATcactgctcccttcccagctccacctTGTTTCCCATCCTGGTCCCCATCCCAGGAATTCAGGGTTCCCAATAATCCTAAGGCTGCTGGAGCAATATCAGGGATGCTGTCGCTGTATGTATAATTAATTATTGTAAATCAGTGTATAAACATACAGAACACTTCTCATATACCTTACTTGTTGATATTTCTATCTATACAATGGATAGATTATACATCTACAAGGGCAAGAGTCTCCCCTCTGCCACAGCTTGGGATCCACCTCACACCCCCTGATAATGAACCATCAATAAATCCATCAGCAAAGAGCAGATCTGTGAGGTTTATTTGTGGCTGCCTCCTTCATGTCCCAAAAGTTACCAGACACAGAATAGCTCTCTTCAGACAGTTCATGTTTCATGAAATCTCAAGGTGGTGTGGGTCCTGCCCAAATTTCAGGGAgcaggaaatttcatttctccAAAGGCTGGCCTCATGCTCAGAATGGTTCAGGTGAGCTCTCTGTGTCACCTTTGGTGCAATGTCAGAAGGAACATTGTCACTATAGAGTGTGACACAGTGCAAGGCACCAAGACTCCATCAGAAGGGTGCATAAGAGAGATTTATTACAGCAACATGTTGCCTTCATAgtttttcaagatatttacatttactGAACAGACACATTCACTGCCCATTGGTCATAAGGAAGAAACAAAGTTCTCAGTAGGTGAGCAAGGAGCCAGGTCACTCTGTGTGAGCCAGCTCAAGTCCGTATCCTTGAACTTTCCCTCTTCCATCATGTTGTCATGGGGACAGCCTTGGTGTCTTCCTCGAGACAGATACGGGGCTTCCCTTATCTTCAGGAAGCCTTTGCTGgctcacaagaacagcacaaaacGCCTTTCCTACAGAACATCAGCAGGAGGTGGCTGGACACAcgtcaccctgattttttaagattttctaagccttctggtGCTgacattcttgtaacaaactttctcacacactttctgtaaataacttattgttttgcattcttttatagaggaggagaaatttgatggagaAATTTTGGTTTGTCcggtgtcattggagaggtggcactgtcatcTTCCAacccactgtcacttttagaaaacGATAAATGTTAAGGTCAGAAAAgaaactttccttttcttcactttgagagcagcagtgtgtgcttgtgttgttccatgtcctatagtgacagacacagacagccccaggctcctgctggtgccacctccatccctctggcagcacCTGGCTGTTGCAATGCAAGctgttttccattcccatctgtatggcagattacctttgtcaagtgggcagtttgccttatctctctctctgagtgattacaatcactcctccctagggaggggacattgctgataacagactgttgaatgtcactgcatggctgataagaactgcagcatcccactgggagatgtgagcccagagggaggagccaagcattcctacctggatacaatctgaggtttcaaacattgctacccagatataacccagaggttttgagacaccagcacgggTTTCTCCACTgcattccccagaggaacagcagctgcctctccttccactggatcttcagagcaagaatacatccttctctacagatccctgctccagcagaaccacccctgacactgcaggagggctgcagccacaattccagtgggactgctgccaacaccctgacccacagggtgtcaggctgggttctgactctgtcactgttgttctagtgtactgcattgtttattttatcctttcatttttcttccctattaaagaactgttatttcctgctcccatattttttacctgagagccccttaatttaaattttagagcaattgggaggggtggggagggtttacattctccattccaggggaggctcctgcctgccttagcagactcctggctttccaaaccaagacactggCAAGCTTTGCACCGTGCCCACATCACCTGGCATCGCATCTCTCCATGTTCCTCCTACAGCCGGGGGCTCCAGCCTGCCTGGGGGTATTTGGAGCAGAGCCAagctgcagtgagagctgctggcagagccaggagacacatccagctccatccccaagagctgctggagctgtcacGCAGCACTCGGGTCCTCAGGGGCCGCAGGGAGCGCTGCCACTGGGTGAGGATGGCAGCTCTGGCCCcgctccagctgcccctgccctgcagccggTACTGGTAGGGGGAGCAGGGCCCAAAGAAGATGGCCAGGCCCAGCTTGGGGtctgtcagcagcagcctcagcacgCTGGGTTTGACGCCGGCGCACGCAGCGATTTTGTCCACGTAGCTGATGAAACTCATCTTCAGGTTCTCCCTCTCAGATGGGTTCCTTCGATGGGGTGTGAGAAATAAAAGTCAGGTGGCATCATCCTGTctcatttcccagctccatgggcACCAAAAGCCTCAGGCTCAGACACCAGGTGagccccaggctctggggcagAGCCCTCTGAGCCCCAAACAAAGCCAAAAACACTGAAGGAGCCTCTATGGGGTTGATGCCAGCAGTTCCCCGGGGCACGGGATAAGCAGAAACCTGTTTTGTCTCTGCAGCATAGTTGTGGCTTCAAAATCAGCTCTGACTTAACAGTAGCATCATTGTAATGCCACAAGCAGCCTGCTGTGTCCTTCCCTGAGGTTCAGGGGTGTGGATTTGGCTGATTTTGAGAAGCAGAGATACAGACTTTCAGAGATAAGCATGCCAaggggaaatctgggaaatgcAGAAAGCTTCCCATGCTGGGAGGGACCTCCAAGATTTCTCTGCTTGAAACCTTATCTCCCTCACAGAAGGAAGGACGTGCTGATCTGCTTGAGGAAAGTTTGGGACAGCCTCAAGTTTGTTCCCTGTGCATCTCAGGCTTCCATATTTCTGTGTAACAGCACCGTGGTGCAGTCACTGGGCTCCTGCTTATAACCCCTGTGGCTCTGTTTCGTCCCAGCTttttcccagtgtccccatgagccagccctgccctgctggcaaaCCCAACCCCGACGTTTCCTCCTTGccccatcatcatccatcccacatccctgcGGACACATCTCCACCTCCTGTAAAATCAATCCCAGTGCCAAGGAGGCAGGCTGCCAGctcccacacacacagcagcctgGTGGGACGCTCACCTTGACCCGCCAAAAAGTGACACAAACTGTCCCCCACCCACACTTCCCGGCTCCAGGGGGGTTCTGGATGGAATCTGGATGGAACCCAACTCTCCCCAGTGCCTGGATTTGGGAGGGAGAAGCCACGAGATGGCACCCTCAGTCTGGAGGAAACCAAACCTTCATCTGGATGTGCTGGGAATAAGGATGGCTGGGAAGCCTGGCAGAGGGGGATCTCCAAAGAactggagagaaagggagggagcaaaggagatgggaagggagggaaggggagttGGTGTCTTGTTCCATAAAGGAGCCACGGGAGCATTTTGCCAGCCCACTGTGGGTGGTGAGGTAATAAATGCAGAGTTGGGTGGGCTGAGCAGGTCCCTGCCATGTCTGCCATCAAGTCCCCCCCTTCCCTGAGCTTGTCCTGGCACACAGAACCCGTCTCATCCTGACTGCAGGAGCATCACACACCTTTTGACTGCTGGCTTCCTCTTCAAAACCTCAGCCATCATCCTGCTGGCGGGAGGCAGCTTGTTCCAGCCTGAGAACAGAGAAACCAGCAACTGCCCATGcaatcaaaataaataagaatCTTGGGATTTTAACTCTTGGTCTTTTCTATTTTGTATCAGGAGGAGATACCACGgatgcaaagaaaaatgttttccaaatgCCTCAATTTAGTTTCAACCTGTACTTTATATGAGCCAATTTGTTAAATCTAGAAGGGGTCTCATTAACTGATTTGAAGCTGGGTTAGAGCTTTATAGTATCTTTTCACTTTCTGAAAGCTTGAAGTCTCAATTATGTCAGAGTTTTTGATTCTAGCAGGGGAAAACCTAGACAACATTCATAATTATATAatagctccagcagcaccttaAGAGAACATGTTCAGCTCCTTCCCAAGATCCTGGCACCTTTCCTGAGGTGTGGGATGCAGCTGGTGGACAGAGGCTACCCACAGAGCTGAAATAAGCCCTAAGCTgtgtgggcagcagctcaggctgccccAAACCTCCCAGCCAGATCTCCCTCATGTCCTACCTGCAAAGACCCCTGTGACCCAGCGAGCCTGCATCTCTGAGCCCACCATGATGGAGCCTGTCAGCTGGATCAGGCCAATGATGGCCAGCgtgggctgctccagctggggagggaagatGCAGTTGTAGAGGGAACGGTTGTCGTGGATGGAGCCCCGAACAGACTCCtccaggaaggggaaggagaagttGTAGCCCGTGGCAAAGAGCACCACGTCAATGTTTCCTTCGGTTGTGCCGTCTTCAAAAACAGCAGAGCTTTCAGTGAACTCCTTCACGTTGGGCTTCAACACCACGGCCCCAGAGAGGAGGCAGAAGGGCAGCTCTTCATTGATAATTATCTTAAATTTGGAGCTTGCAGCAGAGAAAAGAGCGGTGTTAATATCTGGGAGGGAcctaaaatgacttttttttatgGTCACAATTCCCCTCTGATGGTTTGCTATTCCAAAAATGTCCCCCAAAGCTGAGAATTAAGCATTTCATATTATAAAGACCCCCTGAGCacccaacaaaacaaccagGAAAATCCACCTTTTGCTGGAGGCCAAGCCATAGTTTGTGTGGTTGAACCATGAATTGAACTTCCGAAACTTGATCCTCCTTGTGAGGGCTGATGGGAGAAGCCAGTCCAGGAGGGAGTTGAAGCGGGTGGTGCTGACCATGTCCACGGGGAAGCCCTGATCTGAGACCCGGCTGGCGACCCACGTGTGGCTCCTGGTGCTGAGGAACACCTGGGGGAAGAGCAGGTCTCAGCCTCCTGCCTGGGCATCTCCTTGGTTTTGCCCTGAGTGGCAAATCCCAACTCCTGCACTTGAGCTAACACAAAGGGAGGAGATGACATCCAGATGAACCAAACAGCTTTGATAAAGTTCCCACAGCTGCTCAATTGCCACTCCTCAGGCAGCCCAAACTCTCCAGGAGTTGTAAAGCTTCTTCAACTGCCCTCAGTGAGAACTGGAATTTACAGAGGAACCTGGGGGCAGAGCTCCCTGAGGTACGTTGagctgatgcctcaggtttgaacttttatatttttcaggttctaTGCTGCTTTAGTGGgtgggtctgagcttcatatgaggggatggtgagctctgtgcacagagcagggagacaaaacaattccttctcttgctgggcaccaaggacaaatgatccaaatctcaggcccaagagcacaaacaccgtgggctggagagagaaaaacaagcaggatgggactgcatgggctggaGCTGTAATTAGACAAtgaactccaatatgcaaatggagcagaacttataaaGGTGAGAGACCCCATGACCAGTCGTGCATTTTTGTGGCCATTCTGGGTTGTGCTGCCaaaggtggatccattgaggcctctTAATAAAcccctactttattctttaactctgtctcgCCTCTGTTCTGGGTCAGCCCTCACAAGGCATCAGAGCCACTAGCTCTCAGAGGCCCTGTTTGGAGCAGCATGGAGCTGCACCTTGGCAGAGGCTCTGTCTGGGGCACCATGGAGCTGCACCTTGGTGGAGGCCCTGTCTGGAGCaccatggagcagcagaggcccTGTCTGGGGCACCATGGAGCTGTACCTTGGGGGAGGCTCTGTCTGGGGCACCATGGAGCTGTACCTTGGTGGAGGCCCTGTCTGGAGCATCATGGAGCTGCACCTTGGTGGAGGCCCTGTCTGGGGCACCATGGAGCTGTACCTTGGTGGAGGCCCTGTCTGGAGCACCATGGGGCAGCAGAGGGCCTTTCTGGGGCACCATGGAGCTGCACCTTGGCAGAGGCTCTGTCTGGGGCgccatggagcagcagagggccTTTCGgcagcaccacagagctgcaccTTGGTGGAGGCTCTGTCTGGGGCACCATGGAACAGCAGAGGCCCTGTCTGGGGCACCATGGAGCTGTACCTTGGTGGAGGCCCTGTCTGGAGCACCATGGAGCTGTACCTTGGGGGAGGCTCTGTCTGGGGCATCATGGAGCTGCACCTTGGCAGAGGCCCTGTCTGGAGCATCATGGAGCTGTACCTTGGGGGACACCCTGTCTGGAGCAGCATGGAAATGTACCTTGGCAGCCACTCGGCTCAGCTCCACAGAGAGGTCCCCGCCGGTGTTGCCGATGCCAAGCACCAGGACACGCTTCCCTTGGAAAGCCTGCACGTCCCTGTACTCCCAGCTGTGCAGATACTGGCCTTTAAAGCGACTTTCAATGCCtaggcagagagcagggagcatTTCCTACTGCCAGATACATTTACTCACCCCAGCCTCATGCTCAGatcctctgcagcccccaaCTGTCCCCGCTCCCACCTCCCCTGGCAGCTGAGAAGCCCATGGAAGTGCCCTGTACCTCCTCAGCTCAGTCTTGCTTTGCAAATCCTAAGGGAAAAGCCTGGCTGCACCTTTACAAAGtgtttttcccattccctgcaATGCCCCCCACCATTTCCATGGGGTCAGGGTCCTGCCTGCTCCACTGTGGGGGCTTCATGGAGCAGGCAGGCTCACAGAGGAAAATCCAACCAGGGACTGGGGGAACCAAATccagccatggctgctggggGAACCCCACTGCTGGGAGAGGCCTTACCTGGGAAAGAAGCCAATGGCAAGTAGGGCTCCTGGTAATGGCCAGTGCACACCATGACAGCGTCGAAGACGTGGGACTCACGGACACCATGGCTCTCAGTGACCACCTCCCACCGGCCTGAGGTGCTGAAATCCGGGCACTTCCTCACACTGAGAACTGTTGTCTTGCACAGAAGCCCAAGAGAACAGCAGTCAGGGATCATGGAGATGTGCCTGTAAAAGGCTgggtccctggggagctgcGTGACACTTCTGAAGCCATTAAAGCCCACCCTGTATTTCCCCTGGTGATGGCACTGGGAGCAAGGCTGTGTTAAACCAGCCTTAGTTAAAACATGGGCTAAAGTCTGCATTCAGGACTCAAAAGGCCCTTGAGGGCTGGCACCCAGCCTGGTCCCATCCCACCTCCAATCTGCAGCTGCGCATGGTTCTTCTCCCCATGGGTTTGAGGTCCCTGcttgtcagaacccaggacattcctctggctgccctgggtgattccagaccctggcaaggggctcagagaccttggcacagagtcacaaacacctgtgcctttgattttagcccatggaaacaattaccaact is part of the Zonotrichia leucophrys gambelii isolate GWCS_2022_RI chromosome 8, RI_Zleu_2.0, whole genome shotgun sequence genome and encodes:
- the LOC135451163 gene encoding dimethylaniline monooxygenase [N-oxide-forming] 2-like, with the protein product MVRRVAVIGAGAGGLASVKCCLDEGLEPTCFESSEDIGGVWRYTDSTDSRRITVYRSVITNTSKEMSCFSDFPFPEDFPNYLPHSLVLEYLRMYAQHFDLLRHIRFQTTVLSVRKCPDFSTSGRWEVVTESHGVRESHVFDAVMVCTGHYQEPYLPLASFPGIESRFKGQYLHSWEYRDVQAFQGKRVLVLGIGNTGGDLSVELSRVAAKVFLSTRSHTWVASRVSDQGFPVDMVSTTRFNSLLDWLLPSALTRRIKFRKFNSWFNHTNYGLASSKSSKFKIIINEELPFCLLSGAVVLKPNVKEFTESSAVFEDGTTEGNIDVVLFATGYNFSFPFLEESVRGSIHDNRSLYNCIFPPQLEQPTLAIIGLIQLTGSIMVGSEMQARWVTGVFAGWNKLPPASRMMAEVLKRKPAVKRNPSERENLKMSFISYVDKIAACAGVKPSVLRLLLTDPKLGLAIFFGPCSPYQYRLQGRGSWSGARAAILTQWQRSLRPLRTRVLRDSSSSSWGWSWMCLLALPAALTAAWLCSKYPQAGWSPRL